The following are encoded together in the Pseudomonas xantholysinigenes genome:
- a CDS encoding efflux RND transporter permease subunit has product MNFSKFFITRPIFAAVLSLVLLIAGSISLFQLPISEYPEVVPPTVVVRANFPGANPKVIGETVAAPLEQAITGVENMLYMSSQSTADGKLTLTITFALGTDLDNAQVQVQNRVTRTQPKLPEEVTRIGITVDKASPDLTMVVHLTSPDNRYDMLYLSNYAILNIKDELARLGGVGDVQLFGMGDYSLRVWLDPNKTASRNLTASDVVAAIREQNRQVAAGQLGAPPAPGSTSFQLSINTQGRLVNEEEFENIIIRAGADGEITRLKDIARVELGSSQYALRSLLNNQPAVALPIFQRPGSNAIEISDEVRAKMAELKKDFPEGMDYSIVYDPTVFVRGSIEAVVHTLFEALVLVVLVVILFLQTWRASIIPLMAVPVSLIGTFAVMHLFGFSLNALSLFGLVLAIGIVVDDAIVVVENVERNIGLGLKPLEATQKAMSEVTGPIIATALVLCAVFVPAAFISGLTGQFYKQFALTIAISTVISAFNSLTLSPALAAVLLKEHHAPKDRFSRILEKLLGSWLFAPFNRFFDRASHRYVGGVRRVIRSSGIALFVYAGLMGLTYLGFSSTPTGFVPAQDKQYLVAFAQLPDAASLDRTEAVIKRMSEIALKQPGVADSVAFPGLSINGFTNSPNSGIVFTPLKPFDERKDPSQSAGAIAAALNAQFADIQDAYIAIFPPPPVQGLGTIGGFRLQIEDRGNLGYEALYKETQNIIAKSHNVPELAGLFTSYQVNVPQVDAAIDREKAKTHGVAINDIFDTLQVYLGSLYTNDFNRFGRTYQVNVQAEQQFRLDAEQIGQLKVRNNLGEMIPLATFLKVSDTSGPDRVMHYNGFITAEINGAAAPGYSSGQAEAAIEKLLKEELPNGMTFEWTDLTYQQILSGNTALFVFPLCVLLAFLVLAAQYESWSLPLAVILIVPMTLLSAITGVIVSGGDNNIFTQIGLIVLVGLACKNAILIVEFAKDEQAKGLDPLAAVLEACRLRLRPILMTSIAFIMGVVPLVFSSGAGAEMRHAMGVAVFSGMIGVTVFGLFLTPVFFFLIRRFVERRQARKAAHAPALENHA; this is encoded by the coding sequence ATGAACTTTTCGAAATTCTTCATTACCCGGCCGATCTTCGCCGCGGTGCTGTCGCTGGTGCTGCTGATCGCGGGTTCGATCTCGCTGTTCCAGCTGCCGATCAGCGAATACCCCGAAGTGGTGCCGCCTACCGTGGTGGTGCGCGCCAACTTCCCCGGCGCCAACCCCAAGGTGATCGGCGAGACCGTCGCCGCGCCCTTGGAGCAGGCCATCACCGGTGTCGAGAACATGCTGTACATGTCCTCACAGTCCACCGCCGACGGCAAGCTGACCCTGACCATTACCTTCGCCCTGGGCACCGACCTGGACAACGCCCAGGTGCAGGTGCAGAACCGCGTGACCCGTACCCAGCCCAAGCTGCCGGAAGAAGTGACGCGCATCGGTATCACCGTCGACAAGGCCTCGCCCGACCTGACCATGGTCGTGCACCTGACGTCGCCGGACAACCGCTACGACATGCTCTACCTGTCCAACTACGCCATCCTCAACATCAAGGATGAGCTGGCGCGCCTGGGCGGCGTCGGCGACGTGCAGCTGTTCGGCATGGGCGACTACTCGCTGCGGGTGTGGCTCGACCCGAACAAGACTGCCTCGCGCAACCTGACCGCCAGCGACGTGGTGGCCGCCATTCGCGAGCAGAACCGCCAGGTCGCCGCCGGCCAGTTGGGCGCCCCGCCCGCCCCCGGCTCGACCAGCTTCCAGTTGTCGATCAACACCCAAGGCCGCCTGGTCAACGAGGAAGAGTTCGAGAACATCATCATCCGCGCCGGCGCCGACGGCGAGATCACCCGCTTGAAGGACATCGCCCGGGTCGAGCTCGGCTCCAGCCAGTACGCCCTGCGCTCGCTGCTGAACAACCAGCCGGCGGTGGCCCTGCCGATCTTCCAGCGCCCAGGCTCGAATGCCATCGAAATCTCCGACGAAGTGCGGGCGAAGATGGCCGAGCTGAAGAAGGACTTCCCGGAAGGCATGGACTACAGCATCGTCTATGACCCGACCGTGTTCGTCCGCGGCTCCATCGAGGCGGTGGTGCACACCCTGTTCGAAGCGCTGGTGCTGGTCGTGCTGGTGGTGATCCTGTTCCTGCAGACCTGGCGTGCCTCGATCATCCCGCTGATGGCCGTGCCGGTGTCGCTGATCGGTACTTTCGCGGTGATGCACCTGTTCGGCTTCTCGCTCAATGCGCTGTCGCTGTTCGGCCTGGTGCTGGCCATCGGTATCGTGGTGGACGACGCCATCGTCGTGGTGGAGAACGTCGAGCGGAACATCGGCCTGGGCCTGAAACCGTTGGAGGCCACGCAAAAGGCCATGAGCGAAGTCACCGGGCCGATCATCGCCACGGCCCTGGTGCTGTGCGCAGTGTTCGTGCCGGCGGCGTTCATCTCTGGCCTGACCGGGCAGTTCTACAAACAATTCGCCCTGACCATCGCCATCTCCACCGTGATCTCGGCGTTCAACTCGCTGACCCTGTCGCCAGCCCTGGCCGCGGTGCTGCTCAAGGAACATCACGCGCCCAAGGACCGTTTCTCGCGGATCCTGGAAAAGCTGCTCGGCAGCTGGCTGTTCGCGCCGTTCAACCGCTTCTTCGACCGCGCCAGCCACCGCTATGTCGGCGGTGTGCGCCGGGTCATCCGCTCCAGCGGCATTGCCCTGTTCGTCTATGCCGGCCTGATGGGCCTGACCTACCTGGGCTTCTCGTCCACCCCGACCGGCTTCGTCCCGGCCCAGGACAAGCAGTACCTGGTGGCCTTCGCCCAATTGCCCGACGCCGCCAGCCTCGACCGCACCGAGGCGGTGATCAAGCGCATGAGCGAGATCGCCCTGAAACAACCGGGCGTGGCCGATTCGGTCGCCTTCCCGGGCCTGTCGATCAACGGTTTCACCAACAGCCCGAACAGCGGCATCGTGTTCACCCCGCTCAAGCCATTCGACGAGCGCAAGGACCCGAGCCAGTCGGCCGGTGCCATCGCCGCCGCGCTGAACGCCCAGTTCGCCGACATCCAGGACGCCTATATCGCGATCTTCCCGCCACCGCCGGTACAAGGCCTAGGCACCATCGGCGGCTTCCGCCTGCAGATCGAGGACCGTGGCAACCTGGGCTATGAGGCGCTGTACAAGGAAACCCAGAACATCATCGCCAAGAGCCACAACGTGCCGGAACTGGCGGGCCTGTTCACCAGCTACCAGGTCAACGTGCCCCAGGTCGATGCTGCCATCGACCGCGAAAAAGCCAAGACCCACGGCGTGGCGATCAACGATATCTTCGACACCCTGCAGGTCTACCTGGGTTCGCTGTACACCAACGACTTCAACCGCTTCGGCCGCACCTACCAGGTCAACGTCCAGGCCGAACAGCAGTTCCGTCTCGACGCCGAGCAGATCGGCCAGTTGAAGGTGCGCAACAACCTCGGCGAAATGATCCCGCTGGCGACCTTCCTCAAGGTCAGTGACACCTCCGGACCTGACCGGGTGATGCACTACAACGGCTTCATCACCGCCGAAATCAACGGTGCCGCGGCCCCCGGCTACAGCTCCGGCCAAGCCGAAGCTGCGATCGAGAAACTGCTCAAGGAGGAACTGCCCAACGGCATGACCTTCGAATGGACCGACCTGACCTACCAGCAGATTCTCTCGGGCAACACCGCGCTGTTCGTGTTCCCGCTGTGCGTGCTGCTGGCCTTCCTGGTGCTGGCTGCCCAGTACGAAAGCTGGAGCCTGCCGCTGGCGGTGATCCTGATCGTGCCGATGACCCTACTGTCGGCCATCACCGGGGTGATCGTCTCCGGTGGCGACAACAACATCTTCACCCAGATCGGCCTGATCGTACTGGTGGGCCTGGCGTGCAAGAACGCCATCCTGATCGTCGAGTTCGCCAAGGATGAACAAGCCAAGGGCCTCGACCCGCTGGCCGCGGTGCTGGAAGCCTGCCGCCTGCGTCTGCGGCCGATCCTGATGACCTCGATCGCCTTCATCATGGGCGTGGTGCCGCTGGTGTTCTCCTCCGGCGCCGGTGCCGAGATGCGTCATGCCATGGGTGTGGCGGTGTTCTCGGGGATGATCGGGGTGACCGTGTTCGGCCTGTTCCTGACCCCGGTGTTCTTCTTCCTGATCCGCCGTTTCGTCGAACGTCGCCAGGCCCGCAAGGCCGCGCACGCCCCGGCATTGGAGAACCATGCATGA
- the mexE gene encoding multidrug efflux RND transporter periplasmic adaptor subunit MexE, translated as MDHSLKPLRFPLAALAVVVLSACGRTPDAVQAPAAPKVSVAKVIEQPINEWDEFTGRLEAPETVEVRPRVSGQIDQVAFTEGAQVKKGDLLFQIDPRPFQAEVRRLEAQLQQAKATAIRSANEARRGERLRDSNAISAELAESRSSAAAEARAGVDAIQAQLDLARLNLSFTRVSAPISGRVSRAQFTAGNIVTADVTPLTSVVSTDKVYAYFDADERVYLKYTQLAREGQRGQSTPVYLGLTNETGNPHLGQMNFVDNQVNPRTGTIRGRAVFDNRDGQFTPGLYARLKLVGSAQYDAVLINDEAVGTDLGKKFVLVMDKENKAAYRAVELGPKLEGLRIVRSGLDKDDRIVVKGLQRVRPGSPVTPEETPMASEQTLAALAQQRQALEASNPAPKVAGANVKVASAQAPRG; from the coding sequence ATGGATCACTCACTCAAACCCTTGCGCTTCCCCCTCGCTGCCCTGGCCGTGGTGGTGCTCAGCGCTTGTGGCCGCACACCTGACGCCGTGCAGGCTCCCGCCGCGCCCAAAGTCAGCGTCGCCAAGGTCATCGAACAGCCGATCAACGAATGGGACGAGTTCACCGGGCGCCTGGAAGCCCCGGAAACCGTCGAGGTGCGCCCACGCGTCTCCGGCCAGATCGACCAGGTAGCCTTCACCGAAGGCGCCCAGGTGAAAAAAGGCGACCTGCTGTTCCAGATCGACCCACGCCCGTTCCAGGCCGAAGTGCGCCGCCTCGAAGCCCAGCTGCAACAGGCCAAGGCCACCGCCATCCGCAGTGCCAACGAAGCCCGCCGTGGCGAACGCCTGCGCGACAGCAACGCGATTTCCGCGGAACTGGCCGAGTCGCGCAGCAGCGCCGCCGCCGAAGCCCGCGCCGGGGTCGACGCGATCCAGGCCCAGCTCGACCTGGCCCGCCTGAACCTGAGTTTCACCCGGGTCAGCGCGCCGATCAGCGGCCGCGTCAGCCGTGCCCAGTTCACCGCCGGCAACATCGTCACAGCCGACGTCACCCCGCTGACCAGCGTGGTCTCCACCGATAAGGTCTACGCCTACTTCGACGCCGACGAGCGCGTGTACCTCAAGTACACCCAACTGGCCCGCGAAGGCCAGCGCGGCCAGAGCACCCCGGTGTACCTGGGCCTGACCAACGAAACCGGCAACCCGCACCTGGGCCAGATGAACTTCGTCGACAACCAGGTCAACCCGCGCACCGGCACCATCCGTGGCCGCGCCGTGTTCGACAACCGCGATGGCCAGTTCACCCCCGGCCTTTACGCACGCCTGAAGCTGGTCGGCAGCGCCCAGTACGACGCCGTGCTGATCAACGACGAAGCGGTCGGCACCGACCTTGGCAAGAAGTTCGTGCTGGTCATGGACAAGGAAAACAAGGCCGCCTACCGCGCCGTGGAACTGGGGCCCAAGCTCGAAGGCCTGCGCATCGTGCGCAGCGGCCTGGACAAGGACGACCGCATCGTGGTCAAGGGCTTGCAGCGGGTACGCCCGGGCTCGCCGGTGACGCCTGAGGAAACGCCGATGGCCAGCGAACAGACCCTCGCCGCCCTCGCCCAGCAGCGCCAGGCCCTGGAGGCCAGCAACCCGGCGCCCAAGGTTGCCGGCGCCAATGTAAAAGTCGCCAGCGCCCAAGCGCCGCGCGGTTAA
- a CDS encoding eCIS core domain-containing protein: MRAASALLGLLLTPPVFAQESCPVGQYPVCLVVCFCAPVDPNQGGQVLQDVERMASASLVFALRQARDEATASGSQPIPLHIRAQLEPWYDFAVLDAARYRVGDEQQISAANALLQNPDVNAVTLIDTIIFRRTADAEDNVALWAHELKHVQQYQELGVEEFARRYTRDYQALEGPAYEVEAQVAKASREKASGGPR, encoded by the coding sequence ATGAGGGCCGCTAGCGCACTGCTCGGCCTGCTGCTGACGCCTCCGGTCTTCGCCCAGGAGAGCTGCCCCGTCGGGCAATATCCGGTGTGCCTGGTGGTGTGCTTCTGCGCTCCTGTCGATCCCAACCAGGGTGGCCAGGTATTGCAGGACGTCGAACGCATGGCCAGCGCCAGCCTGGTGTTCGCCCTGCGCCAGGCCCGCGACGAGGCGACTGCCAGCGGCAGCCAACCAATCCCTCTGCATATTCGTGCACAGCTCGAACCCTGGTACGACTTCGCCGTGCTCGATGCGGCGCGCTACCGGGTGGGTGACGAACAGCAGATCAGCGCCGCCAATGCATTGCTGCAGAACCCCGACGTCAATGCGGTGACCCTGATCGACACCATCATCTTCCGCCGCACCGCCGATGCCGAGGACAACGTGGCGTTATGGGCCCATGAGCTCAAGCACGTGCAGCAGTACCAGGAACTGGGGGTGGAGGAATTCGCCAGGCGCTACACCCGCGACTATCAGGCGCTGGAAGGGCCGGCCTACGAGGTCGAGGCGCAGGTGGCCAAGGCGTCGCGCGAAAAGGCATCCGGCGGGCCACGCTGA
- a CDS encoding TetR/AcrR family transcriptional regulator, translating into MRYATDHKQQTREKLLASSGALAKRGGFAATGVAELMKAIGLTGGAFYNHFPSKDDLFSEIVRRELDNSPLGRLIERGADRPRLKRLLEQYLTLAHLHNAEGGCPLPPLGVEIARAERPVREQAEHWVVTLHQAWSETLEDPELAWALLSQCVGALVVGRMLASEPLQAQLLQASRKLVDQVFDEGR; encoded by the coding sequence ATGCGCTACGCCACCGACCACAAGCAACAGACCCGCGAGAAACTGCTGGCCAGCAGCGGCGCCCTGGCCAAGCGCGGCGGTTTCGCCGCCACCGGCGTGGCCGAGTTGATGAAGGCCATCGGCCTGACGGGCGGTGCCTTCTACAATCACTTCCCTTCCAAGGACGACCTGTTCAGCGAGATTGTCCGCCGCGAGCTGGACAACAGCCCCCTGGGCCGGCTGATCGAGCGCGGCGCCGACCGCCCGCGGCTCAAGCGCCTGCTCGAGCAGTACCTGACCCTCGCCCACCTGCACAATGCCGAAGGTGGTTGCCCGCTGCCGCCGCTGGGGGTGGAAATCGCCCGCGCCGAACGGCCAGTGCGCGAGCAAGCCGAACACTGGGTGGTGACGCTGCACCAGGCCTGGAGCGAAACACTCGAGGATCCCGAGCTGGCCTGGGCCTTGCTCAGCCAGTGCGTCGGCGCCTTGGTGGTTGGCCGTATGCTGGCCAGCGAACCGCTCCAGGCACAGCTGCTGCAGGCAAGCCGCAAACTGGTTGACCAGGTCTTTGATGAGGGCCGCTAG
- a CDS encoding SDR family oxidoreductase, with protein MTEQQKVVLVIGAGDATGGEIAKRFAREGYIACVTRRQAEKLQPLLDEIRAEGGQAHGFGSDARKEEEVTDLVETIERDIGPIEAFVFNIGANVPCSILEETPRKYFKIWEMACFAGFLTAQAVARRMVTRERGTILFTGATAGTRGAAGFAAFAGAKHGLRALAQSMARELGPRNIHVAHVVVDGAIDTAFIRDSFPERYALKDQDGILDPAHIADSYWFLHAQPRDAWTFELDLRPWMERW; from the coding sequence ATGACAGAACAACAAAAGGTCGTGCTGGTGATCGGCGCGGGTGACGCGACCGGTGGCGAGATCGCCAAGCGCTTTGCCCGCGAGGGCTATATCGCCTGTGTGACCCGGCGCCAGGCCGAGAAGCTGCAACCCTTGCTCGATGAAATCCGTGCCGAAGGTGGTCAGGCCCATGGCTTTGGCTCGGATGCGCGCAAGGAAGAAGAGGTGACCGACCTGGTGGAAACCATCGAGCGCGATATCGGCCCGATCGAGGCGTTTGTTTTCAATATCGGCGCCAATGTGCCTTGCAGCATTCTTGAGGAAACGCCGCGCAAGTACTTCAAGATCTGGGAAATGGCATGCTTTGCGGGGTTTCTCACCGCCCAGGCGGTGGCCCGGCGCATGGTGACCCGCGAGCGCGGAACCATTCTTTTCACCGGCGCCACCGCCGGTACGCGTGGCGCGGCCGGTTTCGCCGCCTTCGCCGGGGCCAAGCACGGCCTGCGTGCCCTGGCCCAAAGCATGGCGCGGGAACTGGGCCCACGAAACATCCATGTCGCCCATGTGGTGGTCGATGGCGCCATCGACACCGCGTTCATCCGCGACAGCTTCCCCGAACGCTATGCGCTCAAGGACCAGGATGGCATCCTCGACCCTGCGCACATCGCCGACAGCTACTGGTTCCTGCACGCCCAGCCACGGGATGCCTGGACCTTCGAGCTTGACCTGCGCCCGTGGATGGAGCGCTGGTAA
- a CDS encoding 2-hydroxychromene-2-carboxylate isomerase, with protein MSKTVEFFLDLGSPATYLAWTQLPGLCARHGAQLVYKPILLGGVFQATGNVSPITVPAKGRYVFIDLARYADRYGVPLTLPTGFPVNTLTLMRGLTGVQLFAEEHFEALLKVLFEGLFVHGRNLADPAVLDQTLAGAGFEAEMFHELAARPEVKDALRKATEEAVERGLFGAPTFFVGKQMFFGQDRLDFVEQALARQA; from the coding sequence ATGAGCAAGACCGTCGAGTTCTTCCTGGACCTGGGCAGCCCGGCCACCTACCTGGCCTGGACCCAACTACCTGGCCTCTGTGCTCGCCATGGCGCACAGTTGGTGTACAAGCCGATTCTGCTGGGCGGCGTGTTCCAGGCCACCGGCAATGTTTCGCCGATCACGGTACCGGCCAAGGGGCGCTACGTGTTCATCGACCTCGCGCGCTACGCCGATCGCTATGGCGTGCCATTGACCTTGCCTACGGGGTTTCCGGTCAACACCCTGACCCTGATGCGCGGGTTGACCGGTGTCCAGTTGTTTGCCGAAGAGCATTTCGAGGCGCTGTTGAAGGTGTTGTTCGAAGGGCTGTTCGTGCACGGACGCAACCTGGCGGATCCTGCGGTCCTGGATCAAACCCTGGCTGGCGCTGGTTTCGAGGCCGAGATGTTCCACGAGCTGGCCGCTCGGCCCGAGGTCAAGGATGCCTTGCGCAAAGCCACCGAGGAGGCGGTCGAGCGCGGCTTGTTCGGAGCGCCGACGTTCTTTGTCGGCAAGCAGATGTTCTTCGGCCAAGACCGGCTGGACTTCGTCGAGCAGGCCTTGGCCCGGCAGGCTTGA
- a CDS encoding DUF7693 family protein → MPTVTSREAYQCLRDAALGVRSLVTVARQAGGQVEVLVDGWRLTLVCDNEGLAHCSQCQCPHGRRGTLDDWHRYGTNPVDHLSLWERGQIERLLV, encoded by the coding sequence ATGCCCACCGTCACCAGCCGCGAGGCTTACCAGTGCCTGCGCGACGCCGCGCTTGGCGTCCGTTCGCTGGTGACGGTCGCCCGCCAGGCCGGCGGGCAGGTTGAGGTGCTAGTCGACGGCTGGCGGCTGACCCTGGTGTGTGACAACGAAGGCCTGGCCCATTGCAGCCAATGCCAGTGCCCCCATGGGCGCCGAGGCACGCTGGATGACTGGCACCGCTACGGCACCAATCCGGTGGATCACCTGAGCCTCTGGGAACGCGGTCAAATAGAACGACTGCTGGTTTGA
- a CDS encoding cupin domain-containing protein produces MDTGTRLKLVRERNNLSQRELARRSGLTNSTISQIEQNRVSPSVSSLKKLLEGIPMSLAEFFSFDEPVREERYVFRGGEQPDLGRNGLRMLLVGASVEGRQMRMLRELYAPGADSGEPIVHAEGEECGLVTRGTMELWVDGQVSVLNAGDGYYIPTTLPHTFKNIGPDEAEIISANTPANF; encoded by the coding sequence ATGGACACGGGGACACGACTCAAACTGGTGCGTGAACGCAACAACCTCTCCCAACGGGAACTGGCCCGCCGCAGCGGCCTGACCAACTCGACCATCTCGCAGATCGAGCAGAACCGGGTCAGCCCTTCGGTCAGTTCCCTGAAGAAGTTGCTCGAAGGGATCCCCATGTCCCTGGCGGAATTCTTCAGCTTCGACGAACCGGTGCGCGAAGAGCGCTACGTGTTCCGTGGCGGCGAACAGCCAGACCTGGGCCGCAACGGCCTGCGCATGCTGCTGGTCGGCGCCAGCGTCGAAGGCCGGCAGATGCGCATGCTGCGCGAGCTGTATGCTCCCGGCGCCGACTCCGGCGAGCCGATCGTGCACGCCGAGGGCGAGGAATGCGGCCTGGTCACCCGCGGCACCATGGAGTTGTGGGTCGATGGCCAGGTTAGCGTGCTCAATGCTGGCGACGGTTACTACATCCCTACCACCCTGCCCCACACCTTCAAGAACATCGGCCCGGACGAGGCCGAGATCATCAGCGCCAACACCCCGGCGAATTTCTGA
- a CDS encoding MFS transporter, whose product MNVAKDPAAFTPASTLDLRPLMLVNMACTMSMMAFVALIGPIARLLGMATWQAGAAVTVAGVVWVILARPWGRLADRYGRRRVLLLGSGGFTLAYWVLCLFIDGALRWLPGATLAFFGLMLARGMIGAFYAALPVGGNALIADHVEPQRRARAMASLGAANAVGLVVGPALAALLSRYSLSLPFYAMSLLPASAFLVLLFKLKPQPLAQVHAPNPVRLSDPRLRRPLLVAFSAMLSITVSQIAVGFFALDRLRLEAGDAAQAAGIALTCVGVALMLAQVFLRKLDWPPAKMIRIGACVSGLGFAAAALATHAPWLWSAFFVAAFGMGFVFPAFSALAANAMEAGEQGATAGSIGAAQGMGAVVGPLAGTLVYALDPRLPFLAVGLLLLVVGLWPKTPDQRH is encoded by the coding sequence ATGAACGTTGCAAAGGACCCTGCCGCATTCACCCCCGCCAGCACCCTGGACCTGCGTCCGCTGATGCTGGTCAACATGGCCTGCACCATGTCGATGATGGCGTTCGTCGCCCTGATCGGCCCGATCGCCCGATTGTTGGGCATGGCCACTTGGCAGGCTGGCGCGGCGGTGACCGTGGCTGGCGTGGTCTGGGTGATCCTGGCCCGTCCGTGGGGGCGCCTGGCCGACCGCTATGGCCGGCGCCGGGTGCTGCTGCTAGGCAGCGGCGGTTTTACCCTGGCCTACTGGGTGCTGTGCCTGTTCATCGATGGCGCCTTGCGCTGGCTGCCGGGCGCGACCCTGGCGTTCTTCGGGCTGATGCTGGCCCGCGGCATGATCGGCGCGTTCTATGCCGCGCTCCCGGTAGGCGGCAACGCACTGATTGCCGACCATGTTGAGCCGCAGCGCCGCGCCCGGGCAATGGCATCGCTGGGCGCGGCCAATGCCGTTGGCCTGGTGGTGGGCCCAGCCCTGGCCGCGCTGCTGTCGCGCTATAGCCTGAGCCTGCCGTTCTATGCCATGTCACTGCTGCCAGCCTCGGCGTTCCTGGTCTTGCTGTTCAAGCTCAAGCCCCAGCCACTGGCGCAAGTCCACGCGCCCAATCCGGTACGGCTGTCCGACCCGCGCCTGCGTCGCCCACTGCTGGTGGCTTTCAGCGCCATGCTGAGCATCACTGTGTCGCAGATCGCCGTCGGGTTCTTCGCCCTCGACCGCTTGCGCCTGGAAGCCGGGGACGCCGCCCAGGCCGCGGGCATCGCCCTGACCTGCGTGGGTGTGGCGCTGATGCTGGCCCAGGTGTTCCTGCGCAAGCTCGACTGGCCGCCGGCGAAGATGATTCGCATCGGTGCCTGCGTCTCTGGGCTGGGGTTTGCCGCTGCCGCGCTGGCTACGCACGCGCCTTGGCTGTGGAGTGCATTCTTCGTCGCCGCGTTCGGCATGGGCTTCGTCTTCCCGGCGTTTTCCGCCCTGGCGGCCAATGCCATGGAGGCCGGCGAACAAGGTGCCACGGCAGGCTCGATCGGCGCCGCCCAAGGCATGGGTGCGGTGGTCGGACCACTGGCCGGGACCCTGGTCTATGCCCTCGATCCACGCCTGCCGTTCCTGGCCGTAGGCCTGCTGTTGCTGGTGGTCGGCCTGTGGCCGAAAACGCCCGACCAGCGCCACTGA
- a CDS encoding cytochrome b, whose amino-acid sequence MSVTAFHPLARLLHWLMALLILAMLFIGVDMVSDLSPRHPLLVELHKATGLALLVLVILRIAVRLGLPHPPLPHDLPTVQRLAAGVSHLLLYALMLAMPLLGWAMLSAGGYPRPLQLPAIAPHDLQLYALLRQAHGWAGYLLFACVLAHLGAALLHALVRRDCVLRSMWPGPLRRGE is encoded by the coding sequence ATGAGCGTCACCGCCTTCCACCCACTGGCCCGCCTGCTGCACTGGCTGATGGCGCTGCTGATCCTGGCCATGCTGTTCATCGGCGTGGACATGGTCAGCGACCTGTCGCCGCGCCATCCACTGCTGGTCGAGTTGCACAAGGCCACCGGCCTGGCCCTGCTGGTGCTGGTGATCCTGCGCATCGCCGTGCGCCTGGGCCTGCCGCACCCGCCGCTGCCGCACGACCTGCCTACCGTGCAGCGCTTGGCTGCCGGGGTTTCGCATCTGCTGCTGTACGCCCTGATGCTGGCCATGCCGCTGCTTGGCTGGGCCATGCTCTCGGCTGGTGGCTATCCACGGCCTCTGCAACTGCCGGCCATAGCGCCCCATGATCTGCAGCTGTATGCCTTGCTGCGCCAGGCTCATGGCTGGGCGGGCTATCTGCTGTTCGCCTGCGTGCTGGCACATTTGGGGGCCGCTTTGCTGCATGCCCTGGTGCGCCGCGACTGCGTGTTGCGTAGCATGTGGCCAGGCCCGCTGCGCCGTGGTGAATGA
- a CDS encoding catalase family peroxidase: MNTPLRLAAIGATLAALGTAFAYTAGWIGASRLTPQRIIDTFEAQAGHYAGYRKNHAKGLCVSGYFQSSGQAAALSSARVFSQARVPVIGRFAIGGANPFAPDTAIPVRSLALQLTSDDGQVWRTGMNNPPVLAVSDPEGFYAQVLAGAPDPATGKPDPAKLQAFFASHPESAAFRQWAASYKPSDSFASTAYYSINAFRLIAANGQAQPVRWALEPQTPFAALPAQVDDKQFLQHDLQQRLAQGPLRWTLRLTLAAPGDPVDDPARPWPAERRAIDAGTLVLEKVDAPEQGACRDLNFDPLILPHGIEPSADPILAARSAAYSVSFNRRSHEALSEGAQP; encoded by the coding sequence ATGAACACCCCTTTGCGCCTGGCCGCCATCGGCGCCACCCTCGCGGCACTGGGCACGGCCTTCGCCTACACCGCCGGCTGGATCGGCGCGTCCAGGCTGACGCCGCAGCGCATCATCGACACCTTCGAGGCCCAGGCCGGGCACTACGCGGGGTATCGCAAGAACCACGCCAAAGGCCTGTGCGTGAGCGGCTACTTCCAGAGCAGTGGCCAGGCCGCGGCGCTGTCCAGCGCGCGGGTCTTCAGCCAGGCGCGGGTGCCGGTGATCGGCCGTTTCGCCATCGGCGGCGCCAATCCGTTCGCGCCGGACACCGCGATCCCCGTGCGCAGCCTGGCGCTGCAGCTGACCAGCGACGACGGCCAAGTCTGGCGTACCGGCATGAACAACCCGCCGGTACTGGCGGTCAGCGACCCTGAAGGGTTCTACGCGCAGGTCCTGGCCGGCGCGCCCGACCCGGCCACCGGCAAGCCGGACCCGGCGAAGCTGCAAGCGTTCTTCGCCAGCCACCCGGAAAGCGCGGCGTTTCGCCAATGGGCCGCCAGCTACAAGCCCAGCGACAGTTTTGCCAGCACGGCCTACTACAGCATCAACGCCTTTCGCCTGATCGCCGCCAATGGCCAGGCGCAACCGGTGCGCTGGGCCCTGGAGCCACAGACGCCATTCGCCGCCCTGCCCGCGCAAGTCGATGACAAGCAGTTTCTCCAGCACGACCTGCAACAGCGCCTGGCCCAGGGGCCATTGCGCTGGACCTTGCGCCTGACCTTGGCCGCGCCCGGCGACCCGGTGGACGACCCGGCCCGCCCCTGGCCCGCCGAACGCCGTGCCATCGACGCCGGCACCCTGGTGCTGGAAAAGGTCGACGCCCCCGAGCAAGGCGCCTGCCGCGACCTCAATTTCGACCCACTGATCCTGCCCCATGGCATCGAACCGTCCGCCGACCCGATCCTTGCCGCCCGCTCGGCCGCCTATTCAGTGTCATTCAACCGCCGCAGCCACGAAGCACTGAGCGAAGGAGCCCAGCCATGA